From the genome of Spinacia oleracea cultivar Varoflay chromosome 2, BTI_SOV_V1, whole genome shotgun sequence, one region includes:
- the LOC110803923 gene encoding uncharacterized protein yields the protein MDRWTGILKVPVCPKGTAICRIAASLCISPSKALLVPTANAIFFNGDRVEGTDNPVIERLSDIQNIADVLVSKFGASINAWVIEASIFNCPFAVYKEYFQSLNQWGEPQSYRPDGYPASTSVIALLANFLKERAKNIAHKEPQLSADHTPSCRPNTIILGFSKGGIILNQLVSELGFSDIKCMEDPPQLTGFTKITGNHIVPVSRESFFDSITEVHYVDVGLNSFGACLTDDVVIQRVAERLIDKDKSLRFVLHGTPRQWNDTRRPWIREEKDTFRQILNSGRQKSKGKLQVCEKTYFTELFPDLQMHFEIIEKLQVVS from the exons TGGTATCTTAAAGGTTCCTGTTTGCCCAAAGGGCACTGCGATTTGTAGAATAGCAGCGTCTCTCTGCATTTCACCTTCAAAAGCACTTCTT GTACCTACTGCAAATGCCATCTTCTTTAACGGAGATAGAGTTGAAGGGACCGACAACCCAGTGATCGAGAGGCTGTCTGATATACAAAATATTGCTGACgttcttgtgtcaaaatttGGAGCTTCTATCAATGCATGGGTTATTGAGGCCTCCATATTCAATTGCCCCTTTGCTGTATACAAGGAATATTTTCAGTCTCTTAACCAGTGGGGGGAGCCACAATCTTATAGACCTGATGGATATCCGGCCTCAACTTCTGTAATTGCACTTTTGGCCAATTTTCTTAAAGAG AGGGCTAAGAACATCGCGCACAAAGAACCCCAGCTTTCTGCAGATCATACACCCTCTTGCCGTCCTAACACAATCATTCTCGGTTTTAGCAAGGGCGGTATAATACTCAATCAGCTAGTTTCGGAGCTTGGATTCTCAGACATCAAATGCATGGAGGATCCACCACAGCTTACCGGTTTCACCAAAATAACGGGGAACCACATTGTACCAGTTTCTAGAGAGAGCTTCTTTGACAGCATAACTGAAGTGCATTACGTTGACGTTGGTCTGAATTCTTTTGGTGCTTGTCTAACTGATGATGTTGTCATCCAGAGAGTAGCAGAGAGGCTTATTGACAAGGACAAAAGCTTACGCTTTGTGCTTCATGGGACTCCAAGGCAATGGAACGACACACGGCGACCTTGGATACGTGAAGAGAAGGATACATTTCGTCAAATACTCAACTCCGGAAGGCAGAAGAGCAAGGGAAAGCTGCAAGTCTGTGAGAAAACTTATTTTACTGAATTATTTCCTGACCTGCAGATGCATTTTGAAATTATTGAAAAACTCCAGGTTGTGAGTTGA
- the LOC110803924 gene encoding thaumatin-like protein: MATILKLFFSLLVCLIFFSLPGEVSCAKLVVMNKCRYTVWPGIQPSAGKEILARGGFQLLPNKFYILNLPTGWSGRLWGRHGCHFDANGHGTCATGDCGGTLYCAGAGGAPPATLAEITLGQDQDFYDVSLVDGYNLAISFVPFKAASGQCAPTGCISDLNTMCPTGLQVRGARGGVVACKSACSAFNSPRYCCTGSFGSPQSCKPTVYSKIFKTACPRAYSYAYDDPTSISTCTRANYLVTFCPHHHH, translated from the exons ATGGCTACCATTTTGAagctctttttctctctcctagtcTGCCTCATTTTCTTCTCTCTTCCAG GGGAAGTAAGTTGCGCAAAACTGGTGGTAATGAACAAATGTAGGTACACAGTGTGGCCAGGAATCCAGCCAAGTGCTGGGAAAGAAATCCTAGCTCGTGGTGGGTTTCAGCTGTTGCCTAACAAATTTTACATCCTTAATCTCCCTACCGGGTGGTCCGGTCGACTATGGGGTCGTCACGGGTGCCACTTTGATGCTAACGGTCATGGTACATGTGCTACCGGTGACTGTGGTGGTACCCTCTACTGTGCTGGTGCTGGTGGTGCTCCTCCTGCTACCCTTGCTGAAATCACTCTTGGACAAGACCAG GACTTCTACGACGTTAGTCTAGTAGATGGCTACAATCTGGCAATCTCATTTGTACCCTTCAAAGCAGCGTCAGGGCAATGTGCGCCAACAGGGTGCATTAGCGATCTAAACACAATGTGCCCGACAGGACTCCAAGTCCGCGGTGCACGAGGAGGTGTAGTAGCTTGCAAAAGCGCTTGTTCCGCCTTCAACTCCCCAAGGTATTGTTGCACAGGCAGCTTTGGGTCTCCTCAGTCTTGCAAGCCCACAGTCTACTCCAAAATCTTCAAGACCGCTTGCCCACGCGCTTACTCCTACGCATATGATGATCCTACCAGCATCTCTACTTGTACTAGGGCTAACTATTTAGTCACTTTCTGTCCCCACCACCACCATTGA
- the LOC110803922 gene encoding ATPase 7, plasma membrane-type — translation MASKLEEACEAAEDLDLENVPIEEVFVSLQCTRNGLTSQEVEQRILKYGYNKLEEKKENKILKFLGFMWNPLSWVMEAAAIMAIALAHGGGKGPDYPDFIGIVVLLLVNSTISYIEENNAGNAAAALMARLAPKAKVQRDGSWNEEDAARLVPGDIISIKLGDIVPADARLLNGDPLKIDQSALTGESLPVTKHPGSQVYSGSTCKQGEIEAVVIATGINTFFGKAAHLVENTHHVGHFQKVLTSIGNFCICSIAVGMLIEIIVIYALHQRPYRVGIDNLLVLLIGGIPIAMPTVLSVTMAIGSHRLAQQGAITKRMTAIEEMAGMDVLCSDKTGTLTLNKLTVDKNLIEVFSKGVDKDMVVLMSARASRIENQDAIDGAIVSMLSDPKQARAGIKEVHFLPFNPTDKRTALTYTDEAGKMHRVSKGAPEEILALAHNKTEIERRVHTVIDNFANRGLRSLGVARQEVPEGTQESLGGPWEFVALLPLFDPPRHDSAETIRRALDLGVSVKMITGDQLAIAKETGRRLGMGTNMYPSSAILGDNKDNRNPDMPPVQELIESADGFAGVFPEHKYNIVKILQERKHIVGMTGDGVNDAPALKRADIGIAVDDSTDAARSASDIVLTEPGLSVIISAVLTSRSIFQRMKNYTIYAVSITIRIVLGFMLLCVVWKFDFPPFMILVIAVLNDGTIMTISKDRVKPSPSPDRWNLKEIFATGIALGSYLATMTVVFYWAAYDTSFFAQKFGVRDMNQYKHNLSAPGVEKDLKERMASAVYLQVSIISQALIFVTRARGWSFTERPGFLLVVAFLIAQLIASIISAEASWQIAGIRKIGWGWTGVIWLYNIVTYMFLDPLKFAVRYALSGRAWHHMFNEKTAFTDKKSFGKGEREAAWAADRWTERGGGNSEDMRGLFSDRHSFRELNSMAEEARRRADIARLREQQSGRSQDKPQPSN, via the exons ATGGCATCCAAGTTGGAGGAAGCTTGTGAAGCCGCAGAAGATCTTGATTTG GAAAATGTACCAATTGAAGAAGTTTTTGTGAGTCTTCAATGTACAAGAAATGGGTTAACTTCTCAAGAGGTTGAACAAAGAATTTTAAAATATGGATACAACAAACTCGAGGAGAAAAAG GAAAACAAAATACTGAAATTTTTGGGGTTTATGTGGAATCCTCTATCATGGGTCATGGAAGCTGCTGCTATTATGGCTATTGCTCTTGCTCATGGAGGG GGAAAAGGTCCAGATTACCCAGACTTTATAGGAATAGTAGTGTTACTGCTGGTAAATTCGACGATCAGTTACATCGAAGAAAACAATGCTGGCAATGCAGCTGCGGCGCTTATGGCTCGTCTAGCACCTAAAGCTAAG gTCCAAAGAGATGGGAGCTGGAATGAAGAGGATGCAGCAAGATTGGTTCCAGGGGATATTATTAGCATCAAACTTGGAGATATTGTACCTGCTGATGCACGTCTTCTTAATGGAGATCCTCTTAAAATTGACCAG TCAGCACTTACAGGAGAGTCACTTCCAGTGACTAAACATCCAGGAAGTCAAGTGTATTCAGGTTCAACATGTAAGCAAGGTGAGATTGAAGCCGTTGTTATTGCTACCGGCATCAACACTTTCTTTGGCAAGGCTGCTCATCTTGTTGAAAACACTCATCATGTTGGCCATTTCCAAAAG GTTTTGACATCAATTGGGAACTTCTGCATATGTTCAATCGCGGTTGGAATGCTGATTGAAATCATAGTGATATATGCATTACACCAAAGGCCATACCGCGTTGGCATAGACAATCTCCTTGTCTTGCTTATTGGTGGAATTCCTATTGCCATGCCCACTGTTCTCTCTGTCACTATGGCCATTGGCTCACATCGTTTGGCACAACAG GGTGCAATAACCAAGAGAATGACTGCAATTGAGGAAATGGCTGGCATGGATGTGTTGTGTAGTGACAAAACTGGCACATTGACACTCAACAAGCTAACTGTTGATAAAAACTTGATTGAG GTATTTTCCAAAGGTGTTGATAAGGACATGGTAGTGCTAATGTCTGCAAGAGCATCGAGGATTGAAAATCAAGATGCTATTGATGGCGCTATTGTATCAATGTTGTCTGACCCGAAACAG GCAAGAGCAGGGATTAAAGAGGTTCATTTCCTACCATTCAATCCAACTGATAAAAGAACCGCGCTGACTTACACTGATGAAGCTGGTAAAATGCACAGGGTTAGCAAAGGTGCACCAGAGGAG ATTCTAGCGTTGGCACATAACAAAACAGAAATTGAGCGTAGAGTTCATACAGTGATCGATAATTTTGCTAATCGTGGACTTCGATCCCTTGGTGTTGCTCGCCAGGAAGTGCCTGAGGGTACACAAGAAAGCCTAGGGGGTCCTTGGGAATTTGTTGCCCTTCTGCCACTTTTTGACCCACCTCGTCATGATAGTGCTGAGACCATCAGAAGGGCTCTTGATCTTGGTGTCAGCGTTAAGATGATTACAG GGGATCAGCTTGCAATTGCGAAAGAAACAGGAAGGAGGCTTGGAATGGGCACAAACATGTACCCTTCTTCAGCTATTCTAGGGGACAACAAAGATAACAGGAATCCTGATATGCCACCAGTCCAGGAACTTATCGAAAGTGCTGATGGTTTTGCTGGTGTTTTTCCTG AGCATAAGTACAACATTGTAAAGATATTGCAAGAGCGAAAGCACATAGTTGGAATGACAGGGGATGGAGTGAATGATGCCCCTGCCTTAAAGAGGGCTGATATTGGTATCGCGGTTGATGATTCAACTGATGCTGCTAGGAGTGCTTCTGACATTGTTTTAACTGAGCCAGGCCTTAGTGTTATCATTAGCGCTGTTCTTACTAGCCGTTCCATCTTTCAACGAATGAAAAACTACACG ATATATGCAGTATCCATAACCATCCGTATTGTG TTGGGGTTCATGTTGCTATGTGTAGTTTGGAAATTTGATTTCCCTCCTTTCATGATTCTGGTGATTGCAGTTCTTAATGACG GCACTATAATGACCATATCCAAAGATAGAGTGAAACCATCTCCATCACCTGATCGCTGGAACCTTAAGGAAATATTTGCAACCGGGATTGCCCTTGGTAGCTACCTTGCTACCATGACTGTTGTTTTCTACTGGGCTGCTTACGACACCAGCTTCTTCGCG CAAAAGTTTGGAGTAAGAGATATGAACCAATACAAACACAACTTGTCAGCACCAGGAGTCGAAAAAGATCTTAAGGAAAGGATGGCATCAGCTGTTTATCTACAAGTTAGCATTATAAGTCAAGCACTTATATTCGTCACTCGAGCTCGAGGCTGGTCTTTCACTGAAAGACCTGGTTTTCTTCTTGTTGTCGCCTTTCTCATTGCTCAACTG ATTGCAAGTATAATCTCAGCAGAAGCAAGCTGGCAAATAGCAGGAATAAGAAAAATTGGATGGGGGTGGACGGGTGTGATATGGTTGTACAACATCGTGACTTATATGTTTCTTGACCCGTTAAAATTCGCGGTCCGATATGCACTCAGTGGAAGAGCATGGCATCATATGTTCAATGAAAAG ACGGCATTCACGGATAAGAAGAGTTTTGGAAAGGGAGAAAGGGAGGCGGCATGGGCGGCGGATCGGTGGACGGAACGTGGTGGCGGGAATTCAGAAGACATGAGGGGTTTGTTTAGTGATAGACACTCTTTCAGGGAACTTAATTCCATGGCTGAAGAAGCCAGACGGAGAGCCGATATTGCTAG GCTAAGAGAACAACAAAGTGGTAGGTCACAGGATAAACCCCAACCAAGTAATTGA
- the LOC130467665 gene encoding uncharacterized protein — translation MPPLLDIKIIRIISRHFAPKVASWGASEQELYFSQNLPVRHCGYLDDQFNQLQKLADESCPDFVIEVVTLFVQESKKLLDNLRKAFEHPVVDFNQVANHAHQFKGSSSSGRSKQRISEKKSRKVLLKLRMKPITGVSIVTILFVISKPDVFKSPTSDTYVIFGEAKIEDLSSQLQTQAAEQFKAPDLTNVISENENSLK, via the exons atgCCTCCGCTTTTGGATATCAAAATCATAAGGATTATTTCCAGGCACTTTGCACCGAAGGTTGCAAGTTGGGGAGCGAGTGAGCAAGAGCTTTACTTCAGTCAGAACTTGCCGGTTAGACATTG CGGCTATTTGGATGATCAGTTCAACCAATTGCAGAAATTAGCTGATGAGAGTTGCCCAGATTTTGTTATTGAAGTTGTAACCCTTTTCGTTCAAGAATCTAAAAAGCTCCTTGACAATTTGAGAAAAGCTTT TGAGCATCCAGTTGTAGATTTCAATCAAGTGGCAAATCATGCTCATCAGTTTAAGGGGAGTAGTTCTAG CGGTAGGTCAAAACAAAGGATAAGTGAAAAGAAGAGCCGAAAAGTTTTGTTGAAGCTGAGGATGAAGCCTATCACTGGTGTCAGCATAGTCACT ATTTTGTTTGTCATCTCCAAGCCTGATGTCTTCAAGAGCCCAACATCAGATACATATGTTATCTTTGGTGAAGCAAAGATTGAAGATTTGAGCTCACAACTTCAAACTCAGGCCGCAGAGCAATTCAAGGCTCCGGACTTGACCAATGTCATCTCCGAGAATGAAAATTCATTGAAATAG